One part of the Gadus macrocephalus chromosome 8, ASM3116895v1 genome encodes these proteins:
- the LOC132463674 gene encoding uncharacterized protein LOC132463674 — MADITSIACLYLLWKRERRRNARRLWVHETIRSRTKLGEFHRLLQELRLDDERFQRYLRLTPAQFDDLLARIGARISRLDTNYRRSISASERLSICLRYLATGDSYRTIANSFRVGISTVSSIVPDVATAIWDSLVEEFMAVPSTDEWRSIAGRFEERWNFPLCCGALDGKHVVIKAPVQSGSQFYNYKGTFSLVLLAVVDVEYCFREIDVGGYGRTSDGGILANSAFGAVLQSHVFVADEAFPLRKNLMRPFPGRRVFNYRLSRARMVVENAFGILSSQWRVYRHAFEVNIEVAEKCVKATCVLHNFMRRTTPPSALRGNIPVGEVDPLPGLRRVAANNSAREAIRIREAFKSYFSAEGTVPWQDNV, encoded by the exons atggccgacattacgagcattgcatgtctttatctgttgtggaagagggagagacgtcggaatgcccgtcgtttatgggttcatgagaccattcggagccgtacaaagctcggtgaatttcaccgtcttctgcaggagctccgtctggatgacgaacgcttccagcgctatttgaggttgactccggcccagtttgatgacctgctagctaggatcggtgctaggatctctcggttggacacCAACTACAGGCGCTCCATCTCAGCTTCGGAGcgcctgtccatctgtctccg ATACCTAGCCACTGGGGACTCCTACAGGACCATCGCAAATAGTTTCCGTGTTGGGATCTCCACTGTCTCCAGCATTGTCCCTGATGTTGCCACTGCAATCTGGGACTCTCTGGTGGAGGAGTTCATGGCTGTGCCCAGCACAGATGAGTGGAGGTCCATTGCAGGGAGGTTTGAGGAGCGGTGGAATTTTCCtctttgctgtggagcattggATGggaagcatgtggtcattaaaGCCCCTGTTCAATCAGGATCCCAGTTCTACAACTACAAGGGAactttctctcttgttctcttggCGGTTGTAGACGTGGAATATTGTTTCCGGGAGATTGATGTCGGGGGCTACGGAAGAACCAGCGATGGTGGGATTCTGGCCAACTCTGCTTTTGGTGCAGTTCTTCAGTCGCATGTCTTTGTGGCTGATGAGGCCTTTCCACTTCGGAAAAACCTCATGAGGCCATTCCCTGGTCGCCGGGTTTTCAATTACCGTCTGTCCCGAGCTCGGATGGTTGTGGAGAATGCCTTTGGGATCCTTTCTTCCCAGTGGAGGGTCTACAGGCATGCCTTCGAGGTCAACATTGAAGTTGCGGAGAAGTGTGTGAAGGCTACCTGTGTTCTCCACAACTTCATGCGGAGGACCACCCCCCCAAGTGCATTGAGGGGGAACATCCCAGTTGGTGAGGTGGACCCACTGCCAGGTCTACGAAGAGTTGCTGCCAACAACTCAGCGAGGGAAGCCATCAGGATTCGGGAGGCCTTCAAGTCCTACTTCTCTGCTGAGGGAACCGTCCCATGGCAAGACAACGTGTAG